The following proteins are encoded in a genomic region of Hoeflea phototrophica DFL-43:
- a CDS encoding carbohydrate ABC transporter permease → MSQVQRPTQLFRNLSSKIAALPMIFTALVVFVGGTLWTVFYSFTNSKLLPREKFVGFDQYERLWSTSRWVISIENLMLYGVFSLIFSLVIGFCLAALLDQKIRFEDTFRTILLYPFALSFIVTGLVWQWLLNPQFGVQAIVRGWGWESFTFDPLYNPDIVMFGLLIAGLWQGTGFIMCLMLAGLRGIDEDIWKAARVDGIPMWKTYLFIIIPMMRPVFITTLVIIASGIVKLYDLVVAQTSGGPGNASEVPAKYVYDYMFQAQNLGQGFAASTMMLLTVLIVLIPWAYLEFGGKKHG, encoded by the coding sequence ATGTCGCAGGTTCAGCGTCCGACGCAGTTGTTCCGCAATCTCAGCAGCAAGATCGCGGCATTGCCGATGATATTCACCGCTCTTGTCGTCTTCGTCGGCGGGACGCTCTGGACGGTGTTCTATTCATTCACCAACTCGAAGCTGCTGCCACGCGAGAAATTTGTCGGCTTTGATCAGTACGAGCGTCTCTGGTCGACCAGCCGTTGGGTGATCTCGATCGAGAATCTGATGCTCTATGGCGTGTTCTCTTTGATCTTTTCACTGGTGATCGGATTTTGTCTGGCCGCGCTGCTCGATCAGAAGATCCGATTTGAGGACACGTTTCGAACGATCCTGCTCTATCCCTTCGCCCTTTCCTTCATTGTCACCGGCCTTGTCTGGCAGTGGCTTCTCAATCCGCAATTTGGCGTCCAGGCCATTGTCCGCGGCTGGGGCTGGGAGAGCTTCACCTTCGATCCGCTCTACAATCCCGATATCGTCATGTTCGGCCTGCTGATCGCCGGGCTGTGGCAAGGCACCGGCTTTATCATGTGTCTCATGCTCGCGGGCCTGCGCGGCATTGACGAAGATATCTGGAAGGCCGCGCGGGTCGACGGCATTCCGATGTGGAAGACCTACCTCTTTATCATCATTCCCATGATGCGGCCGGTGTTCATCACCACGCTTGTGATCATCGCCTCTGGCATCGTCAAGCTCTACGATCTGGTCGTTGCCCAAACCTCCGGTGGGCCTGGCAATGCCTCCGAAGTGCCGGCCAAATATGTCTATGACTACATGTTCCAGGCGCAAAACCTTGGTCAGGGATTTGCCGCATCGACCATGATGCTGCTGACCGTTCTCATCGTTCTGATTCCCTGGGCCTATCTCGAGTTCGGAGGCAAGAAGCATGGTTGA